A single region of the Plasmodium reichenowi strain SY57 chromosome 9, whole genome shotgun sequence genome encodes:
- a CDS encoding hypothetical protein (conserved Plasmodium protein, unknown function), whose protein sequence is MLSSRYEENENILRVTSSCWLSKEKNCEIIKKKKISWNNRNERIYTDFNICTTSIITPILKLRNDLECISENKKINRQRENRYIYEEEELLNINNDDEITSILYRSKAFNETWLHINNYMNCFIYNYLSNIIDKEINFLNTNLCLKDDKISLLILKTQTCPFSNLLQYKIICDKLKLLNNCSKNKTRGRSIQEQEDNVYDGNNNNKNNDGNSSSNNNKKNNDSNSSSNNNNINYTYNNLDDHRFYYKNSYGQLYKYTMLKKEKKIISCIINVYSNDSVENIIIRIIKKVNSNFFLKVDRNNMNELFNQMCCQKKRKKKKSVLIIFIKDYLKLKSSIFSAFLLYLMHLKEIYLLNISVIITNNCILSGLNNLDYFIKKNIYVNIFNLYISYYTLIQNMIFNPIFNNVLFKLKEYYIIINNLLVLNNGINFLKIKYFFYMFIKDFYDKKLLSFLNIPLSYFLVQNQNRDDVIMEYKRKKKQKKINKTYKQSFNMFKRNILDSYNMLNINELYKTFLILFCSSNFFEKHINYLKNKNSYNYRYILHIIDTYKKEKNHIILVERDTLCHGKYKEHMDNIKIRQKKRDTNKYNNKRKNNYLDQSCTNYKTLKKSKKSQETDRKYVEEQNDNYVNNNKLKNDNNKNVPFYNCIKDFYINHINNKNNSLHVNNINNDDNVINHISQISPKHHQNKISQHETFSISASQLLIVSNDNIKKKLKNDENYKNYYFQKYAAFNLTESLTPINKLLHKDFEDDCNTLKQYIINNLSRHMAQDHHINPLNILKIEWENNEFLLIYKYERMIKMFKEFMSCKKVDTKNNHKKKNHTNSKNNKHDSYHYNNCNDKNKKNCLKKKQENVSDDNNVNHLEEDDEEEMNNTKKSIFLYYYKLLMKSISLKMIKFIYRKNKYNICINIINIILKNIPTYSSLCKRIKLMIQMFKKYEQKYFIHNYHDLKQANDDIEKEIKQTLNTLCDILINLYINKMDVLKKILNDIYIFIEDMSYINKLENYIYMQEKNNKKYXXXXXXXXXXYMYRLNMPLFINKLKLLNDYLNYKINLNNTNHITNKSPSMDIKYHEDNVEINHNMKHFKNEANVIQDNIKNNIRNYYEHNDSCCTTPKKGNHSKENITYKEDKIVENVEHHQNETNNIFKRISLDNKVTDKIKKKNDIEKIVQSDDDNNNNNNNNNNNLLSHDDIFNNDLIFIEYLLVFVCEYFYFLVLPSIFLFPLCNEFIAHEHTTDFFDILNVNLQQKLLNVLHYNKLQLNDINNINNINNINNINNINNINYMNNINNIRMGIKTNECVKSLNDTLLNNKPKLNKKEYHSLNNDIDTDNNDEMYPTFQDMLNKSKMEDLLIIFKLIENCNTKYINVCSMFVEYINIKYNAGHKYMDDKNYNEDNKCTKDKKITTGSNNLNYHNKNKGTNHYIIKDEINNEGESFQELFYKFIIALLSLFYFIKLIHIPSSFLKGKEDPEDSFNEKQNHNNVNIYFDQENNTYNDDINEKYFPEEIIHSKNLKESKDVEDISTNEGEIETLLLNNMEKSLPQKYHDNTNLTNDLTYKKYILDILSNINIKKLIFGKAYM, encoded by the coding sequence TATTGATTCTAAAGACCCAGACGTGTCCTTTTTCTAACTTGCtacaatataaaattatatgtgACAAGTTGAAgttattaaataattgtAGCAAGAATAAAACAAGAGGGAGATCTATACAGGAACAAGAAGATAATGTGTATgatggtaataataataataaaaataatgatggtAATAGTAGTagcaataataataaaaaaaataatgatagtaatagtagtagtaataataataatataaattatacatataacaATCTTGATGATCATCgcttttattataaaaatagttATGGccaattatataaatatacaatgctaaaaaaagaaaagaaaataatttcttGCATTATTAATGTATATTCTAATGATAGtgtagaaaatataattatccgtattataaaaaaagtgaattcgaatttttttttaaaggtTGATCgaaataatatgaatgaattatttaatCAGATGTGTTGTcaaaaaaagagaaaaaaaaaaaaaagtgttttaattatttttattaaagattatttaaaattaaaatcaTCCATATTTAGTGCtttcttattatatctaatgcatttaaaagaaatatatttattaaatataagtGTTATCATAACAAATAATTGTATTTTATCTGGTCTTAATAATCTGgattattttataaagaaaaatatttatgttaatatatttaatttatatataagcTATTATACATTAATTCAGAATATGATATTTAATCctatttttaataatgtactttttaaattaaaagagtattatataatcataaataatttacttgtattaaataatggcataaattttttaaaaataaaatatttcttttatatgtttataaaagatttttatgataaaaaaCTTTTGTCTTTCTTAAATATACCCTTATCCTATTTCCTTGTTCAGAATCAAAATAGAGATGATGTTATAATggaatataaaagaaaaaagaaacagaaaaaaataaataaaacgTACAAGCAAAGCTTTAATATGTTTAAgagaaatatattagatTCTTACAATATgttaaatattaatgagCTATAcaaaacatttttaattttattttgttctagtaatttttttgaaaaacacataaattatttgaagaataaaaattcaTACAATTATAGATATATTCTGCATATCATCgatacatataaaaaggaaaaaaatcatattattcttGTTGAACGTGACACATTGTGTCATGGAAAATATAAGGAACATatggataatataaaaataagacaaaagaaaagagacacgaataaatataataataaaaggaaaaataattatttagaTCAATCTTGTACAAATTATaaaacattaaaaaaaagtaagAAAAGTCAAGAAACAGATAGGAAATATGTAGAAGAACAAAATGATAActatgtaaataataataaattaaaaaatgataataacaaaaatgtaCCTTTTTACAATTGTATAAAagatttttatattaaccacataaacaataaaaataattctttacatgttaataatattaataatgatgataatgtaataaatcatataagTCAAATATCACCAAAGCAtcatcaaaataaaatatcacAACATGAGACCTTTTCTATCTCCGCGTCACAACTTCTTATAGTAtcaaatgataatataaagaagaaattaaagaacgatgaaaattataaaaattattatttccaAAAATACGCAGCATTTAATCTTACCGAATCCTTAACAccaataaataaattattacataaaGATTTTGAAGATGATTGTAATACtttaaaacaatatattattaataatttatctaGACATATGGCACAGGATCATCACATCAACcctttaaatatattaaaaatagaaTGGGAAAATAAcgaatttttattaatatataaatatgaacGAATGATAAAGATGTTCAAAGAATTTATGTCATGTAAAAAGGTAGATACGAAgaataatcataaaaaaaaaaatcatactaatagtaaaaataataaacatgatagttatcattataataattgtaatgacaagaataagaaaaactgcttaaagaaaaaacaagAAAATGTCTCTGACGACAATAATGTAAATCATTTAGAAgaagatgatgaagaagaaatgAACAATACGAAAAAgagtatatttttatattattataaattattaatgaAATCTATAAGtttaaaaatgattaaatttatatacagaaaaaataaatataatatatgtatcaacataattaatattattttaaaaaacatCCCCACCTATTCTTCTTTATGTAAACGAATAAAACTTATGATTCAGATGTTTAAAAAGTATGAAcagaaatattttatacataattatCATGATCTTAAACAAGCAAATGATGATATAGAAAAGGAGATAAAGCAGACATTAAATACATTATGtgatattttaataaatttgtatattaacaaaatggatgtattaaaaaaaatattgaatgATATCTATATCTTTATAGAAGATATGtcttatataaataaattagaaaattatatatatatgcaagaaaaaaataataaaaaatatNNNNNNNNNNNNNNNNNNNNNNNNNNNNNNTATATGTATAGATTAAATATGCCTctatttataaataaattaaaattgtTAAATGATTACcttaattataaaatcaACTTAAATAACACAAATCACATCACAAATAAAAGTCCTTCTATGgatataaaatatcatGAGGATAATGTTGAAATTAATCACAACATgaaacattttaaaaacGAAGCAAACGTCATACaagataatattaaaaataatataagaaattattatgaacatAACGATAGTTGTTGTACAACACCGAAAAAAGGTAATCATTcgaaagaaaatataactTATAAAGAAGATAAAATCGTAGAAAATGTTGAGCATCATCAAAATGAAAcgaataatatatttaaacGAATTAGTTTAGATAACAAAGTAAcagataaaataaaaaaaaaaaatgatatagaaaaaattgttcaaagtgatgatgataataataataataataataataataataataatttattatcacatgatgatatatttaataatgatttaatatttatagaaTATCTTTTAGTTTTTGTATgtgaatatttttattttctgGTACTTCCaagtatatttttatttcccCTATGCAACGAATTTATAGCACATGAACATACGACAGATTTTTTcgatatattaaatgtgAATCTTCAAcagaaattattaaatgtattacattataataagctacaattaaatgatataaataatataaataatataaataatataaataatattaataatataaataatattaattatatgaacaatataaataatatacgGATGGGTATTAAAACAAACGAATGTGTAAAAAGTTTAAATGATACACTTCTTAATAATAAACCaaaattaaacaaaaaagaGTATCACAGcttaaataatgatatagacacagataataatgatgaaatgTATCCGACATTTCAAGATATGTTAAATAAATCAAAGATGGAGGATTtgttaattatatttaagCTTATAGAAAATTGTAATAcgaaatatattaatgtttGTAGTATGTTTGTTgaatatatcaatataaaatataatgcaggtcataaatatatggaTGATAAGAATTATAATGAAGACAACAAATGTACAAAAGATAAGAAGATTACAACTGgtagtaataatttaaattatcataataaaaataaggGTACTAACCATTACATAATTAAagatgaaataaataatgaaggAGAATCATTTCaagaattattttataaattcatTATAGCATTATTATCTCTTttctattttataaaattaatacatataccATCCTCTTTTCTTAAAGGCAAAGAAGATCCAGAAGACTCATTTAACGAAAAACAAAACCATAATAATGTAAACATCTATTTTGATCAAGAAAATAATActtataatgatgatataaatgaaaaatattttcctgaagaaattatacatagcaaaaatttaaaagaatCGAAAGATGTGGAAGATATATCAACAAATGAGGGAGAAATAGAGACTCTTTTATTAAACAATATGGAAAAGTCTTTACCACAAAAATATCATGATAATACTAATTTAACAAATGatttaacatataaaaaatatatactagatatattaagtaacataaatataaaaaaattaatatttggAAAGGCATACAtgtaa